TCAACCTGAATTTTATTGTGTCAACCTCGATGAAGAGATTGCCATTAAAAACATAGCCATCACGATGTCACCACGCAGCAGGCCCTAGAAGATGACGAATGTTGACCTGCCATGGCTATTAACCATACACGTAGTTATCACATTACGTTAAAAAAATGCATGCTGCCATGCTGCTGACCAAGtagaaaaatgtaaaatgaaAATTGTCAAGTACTTGACATACCAGAAAATTTAGTACATGCATATGCTAGAAATATTCCAACATCAGCGCCGCTGGCAACGGCGGAACCATGCCATCCAAGGCATCCATATCCACCGCCAACCTGAACTTCCTCCCACAGTATTCCTGTAAATCCCAAATCCTAACACCCAAATACCTAACCCCGATTCGCTAAAGAAGGAAGATCAATAAATGAAGATTGAGGGGTCGATTTGCATGGTCTTTTTTACACAACTTCTAAATTCTATATAACTAGTAGGGGTTTGGTGATAGAGCACTAATTTTTTTACGAACACTCtcaatacggtagttggattggggaaaagGAAACTGTTTGGAGATGCTCTCCCCTCCTAACGAGGACGAGCATggcacgccgccgtcgccattgGGTTGCAGCGAAGTTGAGCCCCTGCGCTGGATGCCGCGTACGATGATGTAGCCTGTTTTgaaaatattgggggctagttattagcgatctgctataGGTTGATATGATTTTGGGAGGAAAATTTTTTGGAAGAGCCCCCAACACTTCTGATACGGTAGTTGAATCCGTTTAAAGGaaactgttggagatgctctccCCTCCtgtttggtaaaaaaaaagaaaaattaactCCACGAGAATCCTAGTCAAACTCACCTTTGAAAGTTTGCGTTTGTGATCGTTTCTTATAtaatgaaaacaaaagaaatctCTGGATAGCACCACAAACAACGGATCGCGTAGGGAAAACCCACGTCCAGCCGGGGCCGCGTGGGCGCCCATGGAAGTCCAGACGGCGCAACCTCCCTCCTgctcgtcgtccgccgccggctACCCACGATGGGTGATGCTGGAGCAATACGTCAAGTCCAACGTCCAAGACTCATCCCGCATCACGCCTGACGCCAAAACACTGGCGGCCGCGAGAACCAGCAATGGCCACCGGATCCAAGTTTCCCTCGGCCTCGCAGAGCCCCCGGCAACGTCGGCCTTACGCGtggagcttcctgaaggtgtctaCGCCAAGTATGCTACCGTCGTCGCCGCGGACGGTGACTCGTTGCTCCTCCGGGTCAATCTAGATCAAAGGTCGTTTGCATCCGATGACACTCTTGACCACTTCGTCTACAAcgccggcagcgccgccgccgacccctcaCGGCCACCGTCGTTGTCGCTGCTCCCGTCTTACAATGTCACATATCGTCCCATGATTCAATATCTGGTAACTGATGCCACCGGCATCCTGCGCCACGGTGATGACCAGATCGTGGTGGCGGAGCTCCACACGGCTACTGTGAGGGTCACGCTGGAGACGAAGGCGGCGGAGCTCTACATGTTCCGGTCTGGCGAGTGGAGCATCAGGCGTCCGCGGATCTGCTCCTCCGTTGCCGGCGACGGTGAACTTGAGGAACTGCCCTCATGGTGGAACACCGACACCGTCTTCCCCATGAGCGGCAGGACACTGTGCTGGGTCGACTTATCCCGCGGCGTCCTCTTCTGTGACGTGTTGGAGGAGAGCCCTTGGTTGCAGTATCTACCACTCCCCAAGGTTCCCTTATTCGGCCGGGCATCAAACCGGAACTTGGGCGTCACCGCCGGTGGCGTGCTGAAGTTTGTCAACATCTTCCCCCGCTGCTGTTGCGGTGGCGCCGGTACCTCCAAGTGTGAACATTCTAACCATGCCTACACCATCCACACCTATACGTTAAGGACGGAGGGCATGGAGTGGGTGATGGACGGCATGGTTGATGCCACCGAGCTCTGGGCGCTCGAAGCCTACAAGGGGCTCCCGCGCGTCCCACTTGACTACCCCATCGTGAGCATGGACGAACCCCATGTAATCTGCTTCCTGTTGTGTGAGGATCACCATGTCAAATATGGTGATCAGACACTATGGCTGCTAAAGGTTGACACAAGGAGCAAGACAATACAATCAGTGTCAAAATACCCTGGAGGACGGTTCCTTGGACGTGCTCTAATCCCTAGCAGTATATCCTACTACTTGAATTCTTATCCAATTTGTAGTAGCGATGGTACATCAACAAGCCTAGGCCAGACTAGTCAGATGGATATTGAGAAGCTCAGAGCCTATGATTCCAGGAATTCGATGCTGCAATCTTCTTGCAAGTCGTTTGCAAAGCCTGCTGTGGAAGCGTCAGAGATCTTGGCGGCACTTCAAGATATACCTAGCTATGGCTTGGATCGCGATGATATGCTGAAAGCATATAGCATTCTTAGCAATGACAATGGCCTCCGATTAAGATCTCTTTTGGGGCTACCATTGAATTTGAGGAAGGATTGGTTGTTGATGGAGATTAAGGCTGGTGATGCTTGAACTGTTGGCTCGTTGGACATGACAAGCTGGCAGCAGTATGTTTTATATAGTCCAACAATTAATTGTGTGTGGTTGCAACCATTTGTGATTGAATTTGCTGCTATAATCTTTTTTGTCAGTACAACACTTTGTGCTTGCTCCTTATCATTTTAAATTCTGCTGATTTAAATtttgtgttgttgcttggtttcttttttttttttgcatcatgcAAACAATTCCAATTCCATGTTGGGTTTCCTGTCGTTAGAAACAAAGGACAATCCTGTCCATTTATTTCCCtgatgaaaaatgaaaaatcttGCGGTTTGCTGACAATAATAACATGCAGTCAAAATTTAGAACTGAGACCATCAAGAACTGAGTTTATTCAAATTTTTGCACGAGGAGATTTTCGACTCAATTGTTCACTGATGCTGTTTAGCGTTCATGCACATATAACAAGTTAGCACATGATTTGTGCATGGACTTCATCACGGTTCATGATTGGAGTCCAAATCCTCAAATTTAATCTCATTTTACAAATTAACAACTGTTGAAATATCCCAGAATCATCCCTTAAATATATATTTCTTTTCGAATAATTGATATATGACACCTGAGCATTCCTTCTCTTCCACAGACCCAAAGTTTCTCTTTTGGCTAATTAACTTTTACCGTCCGACACTCTTTAATTCCAGTGAGATCTTGTCTTGTGGAAGCCTAAATACTCCGGTAGGGGCCACATTCTTTTTATTGATCTTTGAAACAATCATCACATAATCCTACTCTTAAGTTAGTTGTTACTTCAGTTTAAACTGATTTCTTCTGAAGATACAGTCCAAGGTCAATAGAGTCACAGACTGAGATTACAATTGACAATTTTTTAGATTAAAGTGGAGTATAAGTTTACAATAGACATGGAGACCATTAAGAACTTAGCTAACAACCTCAATCTCAGCTTCCTCAAGTTGATATTTCCTTCTATTTTTTTCCAGCAAGCTCTTCAATAGTAAAGCTTTTGTAAACCCTATTTGATTTTGTGAGGATATGAACCGTATTTCAAGCATCCCCTTCCTAACACTTTCTGAAAAAATGATAGCCATTCTCTATGTGTTTTGTCATAGCAAGAAAAAAATGGATTAGGTATCAAATACTTTGTGCCTATATTGTCACACTCTAATAAGGTTGTTGACATAGCAAAACTCCACTACTACAGAAATTATCTTCACCACCTACCTATCATCACCGGTTTTAGCCAAACCGGCATTTATACCTTTCCACCACCAGTTCTGGAGCAGGTGGGTGTAGTGGCCGTTGGAGGGGGAGGTCATTGCATCGAAATTGTTTTGGTTGTTGCATTACATGCCATTGCATGAGGTAGTCATCAAACAACACCTATTTACTTGCTCTTAGCCATtcgcaaataaaaaaattatttcctccatttcaaaatgtaaGTTGACGTaaccctatatttaggtgcataaaatctatgtatttagaaaaccACAAACGACTTGCGTTttaaaatggaggaagtagaAAATAGTGACATGATGGTTGTATATATTgaaattcatatttttttctgtACTAGCAAAtatatgcccgtgcgttgcaacgggAACAAACACCAAGTCAGTACTAAGTTAAACAACAACTGCTATTCTACCATTACTGTGGATCATTGTTCAGCGCTTTCAATTCAAGTAAGACAGGCATTAACCTAATACTCTATTCGTAAACAAACCACTGCTCAATTAAGCATCCAACCAAATACTTTTCATACGTGCGTTGCTATGGTGAAACTTTTTGTTAGCGTGTTTTTTTAATACATCTCTAAAGGAATACCCTCCTCCCctcgccaccttcttcttcctcctcctcctcctcctcctcgtcggcgtcaaCCACACTGCCACCCACTTCTGCTCCCGCTAGTCCCTCCCTTCAATTTGCCACCAGATCCACATCCATGGACCCCTCCAGGTGCTCCTGCTCCACCCGGACCCTCCACAACTGCACACTCCTCGCCGTTGCCACGctcgccctccgcctcctcaaTGGGGCCTTCCTCGCTGTCTCCGCTGGCACCAATGCCTGGTCACTCTACCCGGCCACCGCTGCCAGGAGGATGGCCGACATCCCATCCACGGAGGCCTGGCGCACCCGCTATCTCACATGGCCACGTgtggaaataaaaaaaggccAAGGACTTGTGCGCAAATACCTAGAACTGTCAAAATTGAAACGCTAGAAACTTTCCCCTCCAATAAGCTCCCGTGTCCCCGCAGCCCCAGCCCCTTGAGGCTCGAGCCACCGAAAACCAAAAAGTAAATGAGCACCATCCCAATGGAAACGCAAGTAGAGGCGAAGCAGAACAGCACGACCGTGaatcttcctctccttcctccctcgtCGCCGCTCTGCTACCAGCACATATAAAAAACTAGCAGCAATCAGGCCATTCCGCCGAGCAAGCAGGTGGCCGCGCCTAAATCTCGGTCGTCGATGGCGCCGCTATCCCCCATCACGTGCCGCCCCACTGCGGCATGGACCTGCTGCTGCTCTGTGCTCCCGCGCCGCGCGTTGATGGAGCGGCGACGCTCGGGATGGGGCGAGGGCTGCCGAGGAGGGAGCCTCTGGTCGCGGTGCGGGTGCACGGGCGGGGGATCGAGGCGTCGGAGCCGTGGTGGTGGTTGTCATCACCGGCGCGGGTATGGATGAACTCACGGAGCTGCAGGACTGAGGAGGCACCCTTCCCTCCATTTTCCACCCGAGACCCCTCTCTCTTTAGAATttggactgcaggttgattccatgaaagttgagggacttttttgcaaaatggctACGACATATGAAAATCCTGGGCAGAAaccttacttgctttaatattaggtagagaaaAGGAGGATTCTGTATTGGTCGCAAATAAAAGAATGAGGAAGGATTCTGTATTGGTTGCAAATAAAAGAACGGTGAAGGATTCATCCGAAAAAAGATTCAGTATTGGTCGCAAATAAAAGAACGGGGAAGGATTCTGTATTGCAAGTTGAGCTAGTAGTTCCACACAAATGAATCGTGATGAAAATCCCTGTTTACAAATTACAAGTTGGAGTTAAACGAGGTTTATGTAAATCCATCATTCAAACTAAACAATAATGCACCCATGGGCAATTTTCTGCCGCAAGGAACAAATTAGTCAAACTCGTACTCCACACAGACAAACCGTTTTTGGAAACAAATCTCTGGAGGCCACCGCAAACAACGGACAGCTCTGCATCTACATCAACGACGGATCGATCTTCCCGACGGAGCAAGATAAAGGTCGAGCCTCGGCTGCGGCGGAGCCTTCCTCCGGCGCCCATGGCTGTTCAAACGGCGCAACCTTCCTCCGGTTCGTCGTCCGGCGGCTACCCGCGGTGGGTGTTGCTCTAGCAGCCCTGCAAGACAAAGGTCgagggctcctcctcctcttgcccCACGGCCGACGCCAGGACGCTGGCGGCCTCCCGCACCACCTCCGGCCACCTGATCCAAGTCGGCCTCCACCTTGCAGAGCCCCCGGCAGCTTCGTGCGTGTGCCTCCAGCTTCCTGACGGCGTCGATGTCTATTATTCTACTTCTACAGTCGCCGCGACGCATGGCGACTCCGTGCTCATCCAGATTTGTATCGTCAAAGAAGGGCATCAACGGTGACACACGGTTGACGACTTCGTCTACAacgccggctccgccgccgcggacccGCCTCGGCCACCGTCGCTGTCGGCAGGCTGTCGCTGCTCCTGCCCTACTATGTCACCAAGGAAGAGAACCCATGGTTCTCGGGAACTCGATCTGCGTCGAAGTCTTATTACATCAGCCACTGGTCTCGTGTGCCATGGCGAGGATGAGCTCGTGGTGGCAGAACTGAAGATGGTGGGTGTGAGCCGGGAAACGCCAGAGGTTTTGGCAGCCGAGCTCTTCATGTTCCGGTCTGGGGAGTGGAGCATCAAGCGTCAGCGCGTCACcttcggcgacggcgaccatgAAGATGAGGAATTGCCTTCAATGTGGAACACCAACACTGTCGTCACCGTCAGTAACCGGCTACTGTGCTGGGTCGACTTATCCCACGGTGTCCTATTCTGCGACGTATTCGAGGAGAGCCGCAGGCTGCAGTACCTACCGCTCCCCGCAGATCCATGTTTTGACCCGGAAACAAACCGGAATGTGTGTCACCGCTGGTGGCGGCACACTGAAGTTTGTCAACATCTTCCGCCGTTGCTGTTGCGGTGGTCAGGGTCCCACCCGCTGCCCACGTTCCCACAACGCCAACATCATCGACACCTGGAcgcttagggtgtgtttggcagCGATCTAGAgctgaactccagcaactccacccaGTTTTCTAGCCAAACATCcaagctccaaaactccatggagttgtagTACAAATGGggatggagttttggagcacctcttttgctgctccaaaacctcCTGATATcaaccttctcgtggagttggtgggtaattacccaccaataccactgatTAAAAAAAACGGTTCGTTTCTTCTCTCAGATAGCCCTCGCGCCGTGACTCCCACGCCCATTCCATGCGTCGCGCCTGACCCCCGCCGACCATCGTCCCCCGCCGGGGCCTGGCCGCGTCGTCGACGAGGCCGCCTGcgcctggccgcgccgccgccggggccacCCGCGCCTGGTCGTGCCGCCACCGGGGCCGCCCGCGGGGTGTGGCCGCGCCGGCGAGTAGGACACCGGCGAGTACGCGCGCATCAGCTACGCGCTCATCTACGACATCCAGGCCACCCTCGCGCTGCCCATCCTCGAACCCGCCACGGGATCTTGCTGTGCCACGGGCCTGGAGCCACGGCACGCTCTAGCGCGGCGGTGGGGTGCCACAACGTGTGCAGCCGGCGACGGGTTCACCTTGAGCGTGGGGTCGACGGAGGCGGCTGGACGCGAAGCACCAGAAAGATGAGGCCAGCCACTTTGAGCAGCAAAAACAAACCTGAGGACACATCGACTGCACTACCGCGGGCGAGCAGTAGGCAGGAAAGGGAAGCCAGCGGCAGGAGAAGCTGGagcagaggtggcggcggctccatTCATCGCAGGggagagcaagaagaggaagcggGGGATGGGCAATGGCATGAGCAGCAGATGGGAAAGCGTGAGGAATTGCGATGCTTGGTGGTGACGGCGCGACGCGAATGATGAGGGAGGAGATCTACTCTGCTCTCTGCGGCGGGGGAAACGCGTGAACGAATGGTAGGGGGAACCGAGAAAAGGCAGCAGCTTGGACGCAGCCAAAccagagcagagcagcagcCGAAGAACACTGAAATGAAACCCTTTTTTTCAGTTATTAAATATAATAAATACTACATTCTTTGGTTCTTTTTCTCCCCAGGTGTGCGGTGCGGTGGGTGTGGAGCTGAAAGAAAATGTTTGCATCGAGGCCCTCTAGCTTCTTCTAATTCTCACCTACTTTGAGAcaagaggatgacaagtgggatcTGAATTGAGGGGCAACAATGACAATTCACACTGTATGGAGGACATGGAATGGGTGAAGGATGGCATGCTAGATGCCACCGAGATCTGGGCGCTCCATGCCTACAAGGGCCTCCCGTGCATCCCCGTTGACCGGCCCGTCGTGAGCATGGACAAGCCTCATGTCATCTTTTTCCTCTTGTGTGAGGTCCACCATAACAAATACGGCGACCAGACACTATGACTGCTAATGGTCGACACGAGGAGCAAAACAATAAAATCAGTCTCACCCAACCTTGGAGAGCTTTGCGAGACGCCTATGGATACTCTTCCTAGTAATGTGTGTCCTACTACTTGAATTCTCATAGCGATGGCGCATCAACGGGCAAAAGCCAGGTGGGCATTGTGGAGCAACGGTGCCAACCGTTGATGATCATCTAATAAGAGATGAAGATGCTAGCAATTCATTCTTGCATCACTGGTgcaaaactcacctttagtcccggttggtagagaGC
This genomic window from Setaria viridis chromosome 8, Setaria_viridis_v4.0, whole genome shotgun sequence contains:
- the LOC117834217 gene encoding uncharacterized protein, translated to MEVQTAQPPSCSSSAAGYPRWVMLEQYVKSNVQDSSRITPDAKTLAAARTSNGHRIQVSLGLAEPPATSALRVELPEGVYAKYATVVAADGDSLLLRVNLDQRSFASDDTLDHFVYNAGSAAADPSRPPSLSLLPSYNVTYRPMIQYLVTDATGILRHGDDQIVVAELHTATVRVTLETKAAELYMFRSGEWSIRRPRICSSVAGDGELEELPSWWNTDTVFPMSGRTLCWVDLSRGVLFCDVLEESPWLQYLPLPKVPLFGRASNRNLGVTAGGVLKFVNIFPRCCCGGAGTSKCEHSNHAYTIHTYTLRTEGMEWVMDGMVDATELWALEAYKGLPRVPLDYPIVSMDEPHVICFLLCEDHHVKYGDQTLWLLKVDTRSKTIQSVSKYPGGRFLGRALIPSSISYYLNSYPICSSDGTSTSLGQTSQMDIEKLRAYDSRNSMLQSSCKSFAKPAVEASEILAALQDIPSYGLDRDDMLKAYSILSNDNGLRLRSLLGLPLNLRKDWLLMEIKAGDA